ATAATttaaaaacggataaattatccgatccaACCCGTATTTAAGACGGATAAAAGACGGGTTATTCGGcgaataatatggatatccatattatccatgattTCTTGAATTTGATCACTTAtgagagaattcctagtctctcAAACTTGAGGAactcccaatttgaggctttacaaatgtaaaagttaaatacATTAGTTAAAtgattttctaagtggataatatggttcttatccatattcgacccatttttaaaaagttcattatccaatccATTTGTATTATTTTAACCATTTTGGCACCTCTGGTCGTGTACATCAACTAGGAAGTCTTTCAGCAACGTCAGGGGAATAATATGGAATCAACAGACCTTTGTCTAACCAAATTAGTTTGATGAGAAATAAAATTTATGTTGTTAGACATTATGGAAACTATAGCATGGGAAACTAATTACTACTAGTAATTAATGTACGACGCAAAATCATAGGAGAATTAACGAAGAGGAAGAATAGCAGTTAGCAAAACTAACAAACTTGTTTTGTGCAACCTGAAAAAGCTCTCAGCCCTTTGAACATTTCATAGGCACTTTCCAACTTCAATGCCCCTTTCCAAAATCAAGcatctttctctttctctctccctTTCACGCCCTGTTTCCTTCTCTTTCATTTGGAGAGTTTGCTTCATTTCTATCGTTTTAGAAGCTTCATCGCTCGCCACTTGCCCAAATGGTATGTTGTTCGCAGTTCTTTCACTGTATAGATTTACGTGATACATATATTTGCTCATTTGCTCAAAAGATAATGAACTCATATAATTTCCTCTTTTTGTTTGATTAGTAGTGACGTACATTTTGAATCATATTGAACGCGAATAGGGAGGCAAATATGTTCATATTGTACGTTTATATGTAATATGAAATGATACTGTATTCTCATTTCTGATTCAACATGGCCAAATCATCGCTTTTGATTTGCTCCAAATTTGGAATGTTGTAATTCGTCATGTATATTTTCCTTGACTCGAGGGACTTCGGAAACAGTCTCTTTACCTTCACGAGGCATAGAGGCAGacgtaaggtctgcgtacacactacccttcccaaacccacttgtgagattatactgggtatgttgttatttattgttgttaattCGTCATGTATAATATGCCTCTCATGATTTATGCACTAAAcgtaattaaataatgaaaaagaaaTCAAAGTGTTTCAATAGAAATAATGCAAAATCTTAAATGCTTAAGAGGGTAATTTCTGCACATACCCTCTAATTTAGTTAAAAGCAATTATACCCTTTCTATGTTGAAGTTTCGATTCCTATTCTAATAATCTCTAAGGAAAGATGAACTTTTTAACGTGCCAattgtttctttaatttattttcttgcattattttttttctttcttcttttggtGCCATTTTGCATAGGCGAATTCGGCGTCAGGAATAGCAGTGAGTGATGAATGCAAGCTGAAATTTTTGGAGCTGAAAGCGAAAAGAGACCACAGATATATAGTGTTCAAGATTGATGATTCAGGGCATCAAGTTGTGGTTGAGAAAGTTGGGAGAAATGATGAGACTCATGAAGATTTTGCCAACAATTTACCTCCCAACGAGTGTCGCTATGCAGTTTTTGACTATGACTTCACCACAAATGAGAATGTCCAGAAAAGCAAGATCTTCTTTGTTGCTTGGTAACAATCTTATCTTTTAATTGCTAATTATTTCATCATGCTGATCATTATCCACATATATGTCCTTGTTGCTTTGATTATTTCTCTTTATAATtgcattttataatttttatggtTTAAGATACATACTAACAGCGTAAAGATTTTTTACAATGTCAGTGCAGTTTAACTTGTGATAGTAGATTAGTTACTATTTTTACTCAGGTTATCATTAATGTTTGCCGTAGAATTTTAAGTGTAATTACCTTACAAGCGACctgattgtataaatattttttatattgtcAATGCATAAAATTCAACATTAATTTTGTGTGTCGCTAATTAATCATGTTTAACGTTTTACATTCAGGGCACCGGAAACAGCAAGAGTAAGAAGTAAGATGTTGTATGCAAGCTCCAAAGACAGATTCAGGAGAGAATTAGATGGTGTCCAGGTTGAGTTGCAGGCTACTGATGCAAGTGAGATGAGCTTGGATACCTTCATTGGGAGAGCTCGTTGAAAATAATGGCTCTTACCTAAATATATTTGGCCTATATTCATTGGCAATTTGTATACAGGCCCTTCGTTTATTGGATTTTGAGGAATGTGTTCTTTGTTATTTCTTTTACTACGGTGTTCAATTTTGTCTTGTTAGTAGCTAGGCTACTAGTATGATCTTGTGACCATTTTATTAAGAAAGTCATCAatgtttatttgaattttataccTATTGCCCTCTTTGTTACTCCAAACATTTATCTGAATTAAGTCCCAAAACAGGATTTCCTTAAGATGATTGAGCTGATAAACCAATGTTCAATATGAAAGTACATAGTTCTTTATTACTTCTGATTGTGAATAAGAAAACAGCTAACTCAGCAGCTAGCCCTTAATTTTGTGTGTCGCTAATTAATCATGTTTAACGTTTTACATTCAGGGCACCGGAAACAGCAAGAGTAAGAAGTAAGATGTTGTATGCAAGCTCCAAAGACAGATTCAGGAGAGAATTAGATGGTGTCCAGGTTGAGTTGCAGGCTACTGATGCAAGTGAGATGAGCTTGGATACCTTCATTGGGAGAGCTCGTTGAAAATAATGGCTCTTACCTAAATATATTTGGCCTATATTCATTGGCAATTTGTATACAGGCCCTTCGTTTATTGGATTTTGAGGAATGTGTTCTTTGTTATTTCTTTTACTACGGTGTTCAATTTTGTCTTGTTAGTAGCTAGGCTACTAGTATGATCTTGTGACCATTTTATTAAGAAAGTCATCAatgtttatttgaattttataccTATTGCCCTCTTTGTTACTCCAAACATTTATCTGAATTAAGTCCCAAAACAGGATTTCCTTAAGATGATTGAGCTGATAAACCAATGTTCAATATGAAAGTACATAGTTCTTTATTACTTCTGATTGTGAATAAGAAAACAGCTAACTCAGCAGCTAGCCCTTAATTTTCTTGCTTAGTTCTCTTGTTATAGGCTTTATTTGTTGAGAAATGTGTCACGCTAatagaaggaaaaatatttgaaagaaaaaaataataaattacatAAGACAAGACAAGACAAGGTTTACGTAGTTGCctactccacggccacacaaagaatagttctttattaattgaagagagaaagaagaagttgaggaatgatttgcaaatgaaaatgcatacccattttataggcatttgaatgcgCTGCTCAGCTAAGCGCTTACATTATAGgaatgccgatgtaagcgcttacatcatacgAATGCCGATTTAAACGCATACATCATAAGAATatcgatgtaagcgcttacatcataagttcatctctttttgatttttttcttttgttttgtcgacttttctttctttcacatACAACAACATGTTTGTTactatcaatctccccctcaaacctatgttacatcaagaaagaaattaaaataaagatTTGCTATTCTCTGGTGGCGCCTTCACCCTACCAGTCTTGAAGGCTAACTGAGGCAGTGCACAACCTCAGTTTGTCAACACTAacaactttggtcaacatgtctgacgGGTTCTTCGATCCTGGTATCTTCTGCAGGGAAAGAGTTTATTCACTTATTAACTCTCAGATATGATGATACCCCAACTAGATATGCTTCGATCttgcatgaaacactggattcttggcaagatgaattgCACTCTGGTTATCACTGAAAAGCTCACAATTGTCTTGCTCTTTACCTAgctctttaagaaaattcttgagcCAAATCATCTCTTTTCTAGCTTCTGAGATTGtcatgtactctgcttcagtggtAGATAGAGCAACACTTTTCGGAAGTTTGGACATCCAGCTAACAACAGTACATCCTAAGGTGAACATGTAGTCTGTGATACTTTTTTGACTATCCAGATCGCCGCCTAAATTTGCATCagcaaaaccttgtaagataatattgctctttttaaaacaaaatgtcATACGTGAGGTGCCTTTGATATATCGCAATATCCATTTTACACCTTCctaatgctcctttcctggatttaacatgtatctactgacaactccaattgcatgggctatgtcaggtctagtgcaaaccattgcatacatcaaacttcctactgCTGAAGCATATGGAACTTTGAACATGTacttcttttcttcatctatcTTAGGTGATTGGTCCTTCGACAGATTAAGATGGCTTCCGAGTGGAGTGCTTCTAGTCTTTACATCATGAAGACTGAACCTGCTTAGTACCTTATGTATGTACTTTTCTTGAGACAATTTTAAGGTTCCTTCAGACCTGTTTCTGCTGATCCTCATTCCAAGCATTTGCTgatcctaagtctttcatttcaaactcctcCGTAAGTTGTTGCTTAACCATGTTGATCTTATTTATGCTAGATCCtgcaattagcatatcatcaacgtacAACAGTAAAATGATATAGGATTTATTAAGATTTTTGATATAACGGCAATGATCCATCTCACATTGTGTAAAACCATTATTATgcatgaatccatcaaatttGTTGTATCATTATCGGGgtgcttgtttcaaaccatacaaactctTCTGCAACTTACACACAAGGTTTTCTTTACCAGAAACTTGAAAAACTTCAGGTTGCTTCATATAGATGTCTTCTTTAAGGTCACCATGCAAGAAAGCAGTTTTAACATCTAGCTGCTCTAAATACAAATTTTCTGCAGCTACGATACTTAACACCAACctgatagtagttaatttgaATACAGGAGAGAAGATCTCGGTGTAGTCAATCCCTTTCTTCTCCTGAAAGCCTTTTACTACTAACCGTACTTTGTATCTCTTATTACCATCATGCTCTTCCTTGACCCTGTACACCCATTTGTTTTGCaatgccttctttccttttggtaactctataagtatccatgttttattcttttgaagagaattcatctcttctttcatggatAGCTTCCACTTATCAGAGCTTATCACCTATATTGCTTCAACAAAACACTCTAGTTCTCCAGCATCAGTCAGAAGTAAatagtagagagagagagagagagagagagagagagagagagagagagagagagagagagagagagagagagagttaacctatctggAGCATTCGTGACTCTTTTAGATCTCCTTAATGTAGGTTTAGGATTAACTGATCCCGAATTTGATTCAAGTCCTGACTCCAGATCTGGTTCTCCATCtgattctatctctggttctGGCTCTGATTCTAATCCAGATACGGCTTCTCGTTCGGCATCTTCAATTTCATATCCAGTTATAGTCTCTCTAGCCA
The sequence above is drawn from the Nicotiana tabacum cultivar K326 chromosome 13, ASM71507v2, whole genome shotgun sequence genome and encodes:
- the LOC107799623 gene encoding actin-depolymerizing factor 10-like: MANSASGIAVSDECKLKFLELKAKRDHRYIVFKIDDSGHQVVVEKVGRNDETHEDFANNLPPNECRYAVFDYDFTTNENVQKSKIFFVAWAPETARVRSKMLYASSKDRFRRELDGVQVELQATDASEMSLDTFIGRAR